The DNA window tagtcatgtctgtgatcacatccgggactccaaacaaccttcggtacatcaaaacatataaactcataatataactgtcatcgaaacgttaagcgtgcggaccctacgggttcgagaactatgtagacatgactgagacacgtctccggtcaataaccaatagtggaacctggatgctcatattggctcccacatattctatgaagatctttatcggtcagaccgcataacaacatacgttgtgccctttgtcatcggtatgttacttgcccgagattcgatcgtcggtatctcaatacctagttcaatctcgttaccggcaagtctctttactcgttccgtaatacatcatctcgcaacaaactcattagttgcaatgcttgcaaggcttaagtgatgtgcattaccgagagggcccagagatacctctccgacaatcggagtgacaaatcctaatctcgaaatacgccaacccaacaagtaccttcggagacacctatagagcacctttataatcacccagttacgttgtgacgtttggtagcacacaaagtgttcctctggtaaacgggagttgcatagaaCTTCCTGGGATAATATCAGACATCTCTCAGATATTATAAAGGTTACCATAAGTTAAGATGGAGCCTTTCACAAAGAATAGATTATTTAACTAATCTCCAGTTCTCCTAAGAAGTGTCCATGCCACTTGTCTACCCTAAGCATAAGAAAGTTTACGATAACATGAAATAACTCACCAGAAATATCCAAGTAAGCCTCGGGCAATATAGGGGGGCCATTATCAATAGGTTTTCCAGAGCCATTAAAAATGCGTCCAAGCATATCAAGTGAGACGGGAGTTTTCAAAACCTGTAACACAAAACGGTGCCATATGCAAAGAAATAAAGTGGTGAAGTTGAGACGAGTCAACAAAGCCTCATTCGAAAAATAAAGTTATTCAGCAGGAAGACGTTTGATATCACTAAATGTTCATGCCTAGCATTTTCTGGGTTCAGTTTCCATATCCAACTTTAAGATGGCTGATGTCATTTATTGTTCATACTGAAATTGTATAGCTATAGTTTGATGATCTGGGTATTTATTGCATAGAAAGAAATAAAGCATTTAATGATTGAACGACAAAGAATCAGAAGCAAAGATGTGAATAACAGGTACCTCGCCTGTGAACTGCACAGTAGTATACTTGTTGTCTATCCCTGAAGTACCTTCAAATACCTTAAGAGGCACGCAGCTCAGTATCCAAAAAAGGTCAAGTACCATGTAACCAAATACAATTTAATGCACTGGATCCCTAAGCAAACTATGTAAAAAATCAGATCAAATGCAACATCGTGTAAAACTCAATTGGCATTCTTCAATCAAGAGAATATGGTCCATAGAAAGGAAACAACCTGCACAACAGCTTTTTCACCATCGACTTCGAGGACTTGACCACGACGAGTGGTGCCATCTCCCAATCGGATGTTCACAATCTCCTGATACTTTGGGCCCTAAAATAGGTTTATACAGCGAAAATTTACTGAGTGTGAGAATGGTTATTTGATCCAACCATAATTTCGGTAACATTAGCAGCTATAGCTATATAGAGAAGAATGACAAATCATACCTTTACTTTGTCCAAAATAACCAACGGCCCTGCCACACCGGAGACAGTCCTATACTCTGCATGACAAGCAGAAATTCATTATCATCTTTGCTATATCACCCAAATGGGTTTTCAAAAAAAGACTAATGATTTCCTAAAAAAACTATATAGACTAATGTGAAAGATAGGAAGCAACACCGGCGGGGGGTGCTAGATAGGCCACACCGAGTGTAAGTACAACTAGTGTGAAACTATGGGAGAAAAGCAAAGATACAACGGAGAAAGGCAAGGACCTCAGGACCATGGTTCAGGAGAACATTGCTGATACTGATTTGCAGCACATTCCTGTCAGGATCAAGAATAAACGAACAGGACAACCTTTACTGTCTGCCAGCATATTTACTTTAAAGATTGATAAAATCTCAGTTTCATCGGGTCAAAAAAACATCTCCGTTTCATCAAATGAGTGCACTCTAGCAGCATGCCAATCGTCCGGCATCTATTATCTTTATATGCACAGCAGAGCACTAATGTAGCAAACCTATCCGTTCGCCATTGGAGTAACACAAGAAAGCTAAACAATCTAGGCTGTAATTCTCAAGAGCAATATACATACCACAAGCTTCGGTTTGCCTTGGTCAAGACTTACCTATGCCAATCTCCAATGTCCCCTCCTCCATCTCGGCGCCATCCTTCGCCAGACCCATGCTGGCGACGAACAACCTGCAGGAAATGGCAAAATCAAGGAAACCGTCCAaagaaacaaaggaggaagaaAGTGACCACGATAGGCCATAGGACCAATCTAGACCGATGGATCACTCCAATCAACACCGCCGCATCAAACGCGCCAACCCCACTAAAATTGCACTCTCCTAAATGCCTGAGTAAGAAAAGGCTTGCAATATTTCCCGCTTGAACTCTACCAGCAGATCTGGGCTCTCGGTCGGATCTTGGTCCAGGATCCGAGGATGGGAACAAACACAGCACAAGGATCAACCCAATTCTCCCCGGATTGGGCGCTAGTTGGCTGGGATTTGAGCGGGTTGAGTCGCGAGGAGACGCACCTTGGGTCGGGTTGGCAGCAGAGAGGTAACGAGATGGAgaacgagagggagaggaagaCAGAGACGTGGCTAGAACCCAACGTGGGTGGTGGAGACGACGACACGAGCGGAGGAGGAAGGCTAACGAAATTAAACACCAGAgcccaaattgaaagaaaaaaaattaacacGGTGCAATCACCTCACTACACACATACACCCTATCTCTATGAGTTNNNNNNNNNNNNNNNNNNNNNNNNNNNNNNNNNNNNNNNNNNNNNNNNNNNNNNNNNNNNNNNNNNNNNNNNNNNNNNNNNNNNNNNNNNNNNNNNNNNNNNNNNNNNNNNNNNNNNNNNNNNNNNNNNNNNNNNNNNNNNNNNNNNNNNNNNNNNNNNNNNNNNNNNNNNNNNNNNNNNNNNNNNNNNNNNNNNNNNNNNNNNNNNNNNNNNNNNNNNNNNNNNNNNNNNNNNNNNNNNNNNNNNNNNNNNNNNNNNNNNNNNNNNNNN is part of the Triticum aestivum cultivar Chinese Spring unplaced genomic scaffold, IWGSC CS RefSeq v2.1 scaffold125157, whole genome shotgun sequence genome and encodes:
- the LOC123174851 gene encoding V-type proton ATPase subunit B 1-like isoform X2 gives rise to the protein MGLAKDGAEMEEGTLEIGIEYRTVSGVAGPLVILDKVKGPKYQEIVNIRLGDGTTRRGQVLEVDGEKAVVQVFEGTSGIDNKYTTVQFTGEVLKTPVSLDMLGRIFNGSGKPIDNGPPILPEAYLDISGSSMQLPFTRGTLCVLPNVTT
- the LOC123174851 gene encoding V-type proton ATPase subunit B 1-like isoform X1, whose product is MGLAKDGAEMEEGTLEIGIEYRTVSGVAGPLVILDKVKGPKYQEIVNIRLGDGTTRRGQVLEVDGEKAVVQVFEGTSGIDNKYTTVQFTGEVLKTPVSLDMLGRIFNGSGKPIDNGPPILPEAYLDISGELFHVIVNFLMLRVDKWHGHFLGELEIS
- the LOC123174851 gene encoding V-type proton ATPase subunit B 1-like isoform X3, with amino-acid sequence MGLAKDGAEMEEGTLEIGIEYRTVSGVAGPLVILDKVKGPKYQEIVNIRLGDGTTRRGQVLEVDGEKAVVQVFEGTSGIDNKYTTVQFTGEVLKTPVSLDMLGRIFNGSGKPIDNGPPILPEAYLDISDWSLEAELPQVFGG
- the LOC123174851 gene encoding V-type proton ATPase subunit B 1-like isoform X5 translates to MGLAKDGAEMEEGTLEIGIEYRTVSGVAGPLVILDKVKGPKYQEIVNIRLGDGTTRRGQVLEVDGEKAVVQVFEGTSGIDNKYTTVQFTGEVLKTPVSLDMLGRIFNGSGKPIDNGPPILPEAYLDISGTTD
- the LOC123174851 gene encoding V-type proton ATPase subunit B 1-like isoform X4, which encodes MGLAKDGAEMEEGTLEIGIEYRTVSGVAGPLVILDKVKGPKYQEIVNIRLGDGTTRRGQVLEVDGEKAVVQVFEGTSGIDNKYTTVQFTGEVLKTPVSLDMLGRIFNGSGKPIDNGPPILPEAYLDISDRWPVLLFR